A window of Cryptomeria japonica chromosome 3, Sugi_1.0, whole genome shotgun sequence contains these coding sequences:
- the LOC131874464 gene encoding glutamate receptor 3.4-like, whose protein sequence is MQIAKKIELQLSIICVLVVVNSYPFNDTVNLKEIPDCNCGKGEEVESVAIFTPDELIKCCEWEWLRIQENISAGRNVSAQLRARALTNTSFYKKTKESELLYDYLSGVNYNYRNVDMVIPKRRQEASMWTFVKPFTAGMWCTIGGVMIYTALVVWLLEQKLNPLYYTEMSIMEVFTLIWSALSTMSLSQNVRIESRLARIVIAVWLLVMSVTVGSYMANLSSRLNAQKPNPTITITNLHEMLVGNVAVGYLKYTFIQWYLGIDLGSLKAYTTRKECAQALSKGSNNGGVAAVLMDPLDARRFVSERRGYTIYHIISLADSLPAADEMPKSLGVKDFLGLFVITAMVTTLGVITFFFKLLYSVGAVTDPNATGRGTDLLEMLPLNDDPEEQSSGQTMGITNISDQELENTLIETPHIAHESQSMSSVKSFLLLFIITGMVSRLSLIIFFQNLLHRTRKRSKH, encoded by the exons ATGCAGATAGCAAAGAAAATAGAGCTGCAACTTTCCATTATTTGCGTTTTAGTTGTTGTAAATTCATATCCTTTCAATGACACGGTTAATTTAAAAGAGATCCCGGATTGCAACTGTGGGAAGGGTGAAGAGGTCGAAAGTGTTGCAATATTCACACCAGATGAGTTAATCAAGTGCTGTGAATGGGAGTGGTTACGTATTCAGGAAAACATTAGTGCTG GAAGGAATGTAAGTGCTCAACTCAGGGCTCGCGCCTTAACTAACACTAGCTTTTACAAGAAGACAAAG GAATCGGaattattatatgattatttaagTGGTGTGAATTATAATTACCGGAACGTTGACATGGTGATTCCTAAGAGAAGGCAGGAAGCAAGTATGTGGACATTCGTGAAACCGTTTACTGCAGGAATGTGGTGTACAATAGGAGGAGTTATGATATATACGGCACTTGTGGTGTGGCTTCTTGAACAAAAATTAAATCCTCTCTACTATACAGAAATGTCCATAATGGAGGTCTTCACTCTCATCTG GTCCGCACTGTCCACGATGTCCTTATCTCAAA ATGTGAGGATCGAAAGCAGATTAGCTCGAATTGTTATTGCGGTTTGGCTTCTTGTGATGTCCGTCACTGTGGGCAGCTATATGGCCAATTTGAGTTCAAGACTCAATGCACAAAAACCTAATCCAACTATTACTATTACAAATCTTCATGAAATGTTGGTGGGGAATGTTGCAGTAGGCTATCTAAAATATACTTTCATACAGTGGTATCTGGGCATAGACCTAGGAAGTTTAAAAGCATATACAACGAGAAAGGAGTGTGCGCAGGCACTTTCAAAGGGTTCAAACAATGGAGGAGTGGCAGCCGTTTTGATGGATCCTTTAGATGCTCGCCGCTTTGTATCTGAGCGACGTGGCTACACAATCTACCATATT ATTTCCCTTGCAGACTCTCTACCTGCGGCAGATGAGATGCCTAAGAGTTTAGGAGTGAAGGATTTCTTGGGGTTGTTTGTAATCACAGCAATGGTAACAACGTTGGGTGTAATCACATTCTTCTTCAAACTCCTCTACAGCGTGGGAGCAGTGACCGACCCCAACGCTACAGGACGAGGGACAGATCTGCTGGAAATGTTACCGCTTAATGACGATCCGGAAGAGCAGTCCTCTGGGCAAACAATGGGTATTACTAATATTAGTGACCAGGAGCTGGAAAACACATTGATCGAGACTCCCCACATTGCTCATGAGTCTCAGTCCATGTCATCAGTGAAGAGTTTCTTGCTTTTGTTCATAATCACAGGAATGGTATCAAGGTTGTCTTTGATCATATTCTTCCAAAATCTCCTCCACAGGACAAGGAAGCGATCCAAACACTAG